Proteins co-encoded in one Xyrauchen texanus isolate HMW12.3.18 chromosome 19, RBS_HiC_50CHRs, whole genome shotgun sequence genomic window:
- the LOC127659781 gene encoding annexin A5-like, with the protein MNPNEVNPVDFLLVVITGEDMCIYICVTKFHKVLPVPEHMSTRGSVKPFVHFNAKQDAELLRKAMKGIGTDEDTILMLLMARSNDQRQEIKAAYKKAHGKDLVKDLRSELGGKLEDLIVALMSPPTIYDAYKLHKAIKGAGTEDKVLIEILASRTCNEIKDIVKMYKKEHGGKLEKDVMGDTSRHYQRLLVILIQANREEGVDETRVEKDAKELFAAGEEKFGTDEDKFINILGNRSAEHLRKVFDAYKKIAGCDIEESIKDECTGNLKALLLAVVKCAKSMPAYFAESLRESMRCAGTDDETLIRIMVSRSEQDMLDIRAQYKKMYGESLYSTIQEDTAGDYQKALLYLCGGND; encoded by the exons ATGAATCCCAATGAAGTCAACCCTGTTGATTTCCTTCTGGTGGTGATCACAGGGGAAGACATGTGTATTTATATCTGTGTGACAA AATTTCACAAAGTGCTGCCTGTACCTGAACACATG TCAACCAGAGGCAGTGTGAAACCCTTTGTGCACTTCAATGCAAAGCAAGATGCAGAACTTTTGCGGAAGGCCATGAAAGGGATTG GTACTGATGAAGATACCATCCTCATGTTATTGATGGCTCGCTCGAATGACCAGAGACAGGAAATTAAAGCAGCCTATAAAAAAGCTCATGGGAAG GATCTTGTAAAAGACTTGCGCTCAGAACTTGGAGGGAAGTTGGAGGATCTTATTGTTGCCCTTATGTCTCCACCCACAATATATGATGCTTATAAACTTCATAAGGCCATCAAG GGAGCAGGTACGGAGGACAAAGTTTTAATTGAGATCCTGGCCTCCAGGACATGTAATGAGATAAAAGATATCGTCAAGATGTACAAGAAAG AACATGGAGGCAAGCTGGAGAAAGACGTCATGGGAGATACGTCAAGACATTACCAGAGGTTGCTGGTGATACTCATACAG GCAAACAGGGAGGAGGGAGTGGATGAGACCAGAGTGGAAAAAGATGCCAAG GAGCTGTTTGCTGCTGGAGAGGAGAAATTTGGCACAGACGAGGACAAGTTCATCAATATACTCGGCAACAGAAGTGCAGAACACCTGAGGAAAG TGTTTGATGCCTACAAAAAGATCGCCGGCTGTGACATTGAGGAGAGCATAAAAGATGAGTGCACTGGCAACCTGAAAGCATTGCTCCTGGCTGTGG TGAAGTGTGCAAAAAGCATGCCGGCTTATTTTGCTGAATCCCTTCGAGAGTCCATGAGG TGTGCCGGCACTGATGATGAAACACTTATAAGAATCATGGTGTCCAGAAGTGAACAGGATATGCTGGACATCAGAGCGCAGTACAAGAAGATGTATGGAGAATCACTCTACAGCACCATACAG GAAGACACCGCTGGAGATTACCAGAAGGCCCTGCTTTACCTGTGCGGTGGTAATGATTAG